CCTGCCTTTCGTTCATTTTGGTACAGCCCTTCCCCTtttctgattatcagctgttgtcaaacacatgTGGATCTAATAAACACAATaatcttcctcaatagtgtgcagcGTATTCATATTATATTAAAAGCTGAAAAAAGTATGGCATCCTGGCATTAAAAACACTCAATATTTGAAATGTCACATACAATAAAACGTTCTATTTTCGCATACTCAAAAACCCTACTATTTAGGACACAAGTACGAGTATTCGGGCACTGCCAGTAACTCCAACTCAACTGAAATTGTCCCACAGTTTGTACCTCTACCACTTGCTTTCCCTTAGCTGTTTCAAATACCATTTCGTCATCACAACAATGCCATGCACTACGGGAGTCCGTCAGAACCCAATAGGACAGCGAATGGGTTTTCTTTTCAAGAGCATCACTGGAACAACACAAAGAATCAGCAGACCTAGAACTTCTCTAACATGACTGCACTGTGCAGAAATCTAGTTCCTGTGGCTTCTTCATGCCAGAGCAGTGCTCTCTGGGTAGGTGCATGCCAGTCTGAGTGGTGCAACGCAGCGGCCGCCGTTTGAAGCCCCTCCCACATGTCTTAGAGCACAAAGACCACTGGCCTATGTCCCACATGGGACAGGGGTCCCCACATACCCTGGTGGCACCCGGCCTCTGTAAGCCATCACAGTCCGTGGCTGTTTTGCCCTCTGGGTCCGTACACTGAACCAGTCTACTCTGGAGCCCGTTCCCACAGGTCACGGTGCACTCTTCCCAGGCCCCCGTCGACCACATGTTTGGGGGCATGGACTTGTGCGACGGCCCCTTCAGCTCCACCTTGTTGCTGTCCATCAGGACGCTGTTCTGCGAGTGGCTCCTCTCCACTTTCTTCAGGATCTTCACCTCCTTGTGGTGCTCCCGGGCCAGGTAGAAGGAGTAGCGGACCCGGGGCGGGGTCATCTTCCCCACCGAGAGGACCTCCACGGTCAGGGCTTCCTGGAGAGGCCTGGTGGCCTGGAGGATCTCCACAGCACTAGTGGTGCCGCTGTAGCGCAGCAGGCTGCCCTTCACAATGATGTCCCGCTCCACCGCTGACACCACGTAGTTCCCGTTCAGAAGGTATTTGCCGTGTTGGTTCTTCACCGCTAGGTAGTTGTTGTCGTTAACCAAGCCCCTGTAGCCACGCTGTCGGATGTCGATGTTGGACGCTCCCACGGGCAACATCACCACAAAGTTGTAGCCATGTCTGAAAAAAATATGGTGACATAAATTATGGTGACATAAAGTACCAGATTCTTGCATGCACTGAGAACAGCAGAATGTGTGCAGGTCACTTACATGGGTTTGGTGAACAATCCGGACACTTTCTTGCAGCTTTGGTTGtcccctccacacacaccacacttgtCATACTTCTTATTGGAGCTGAGCTTGCCGTCGCAGCCCGCCTTGATACATTTCCCTTGGACACACACTGCAGAGGTGTCGGGAGAACAGAGTGTTCCATCAACAACCTGTAGGTGTGAGTAGGGAAATAtattagtgagagagagagacagagagagaggaagcgagagaaagagtgcttgtg
The DNA window shown above is from Coregonus clupeaformis isolate EN_2021a chromosome 6, ASM2061545v1, whole genome shotgun sequence and carries:
- the LOC121567614 gene encoding A disintegrin and metalloproteinase with thrombospondin motifs 15-like isoform X2, coding for MADVGTMCDPKRSCSVIEDDGLPSSFTTAHELGHVFNMPHDNVNACKEVFGKLKDNHMMSPTLIQIDHANPWSVCSAAIITDFLDRGHGDCLLDQPQKLLALPESLPGTNYSLHRQCELAFGTGSKPCPYMQHCSKLWCTGKARGQLVCQTRHFPWADGTSCGNSKLCFRGVCTDKNNTTKTKVDGGWGAWGVYGSCSRTCGGGVHLANRDCNNPVPEYGGKYCQGLRVKHRSCNLDACPESGKSFREEQCEAFNGFSLNTNRLSASVVWVPKYSGVSPKDKCKLICRANGTGYFYVLAPKVVDGTLCSPDTSAVCVQGKCIKAGCDGKLSSNKKYDKCGVCGGDNQSCKKVSGLFTKPIHGYNFVVMLPVGASNIDIRQRGYRGLVNDNNYLAVKNQHGKYLLNGNYVVSAVERDIIVKGSLLRYSGTTSAVEILQATRPLQEALTVEVLSVGKMTPPRVRYSFYLAREHHKEVKILKKVERSHSQNSVLMDSNKVELKGPSHKSMPPNMWSTGAWEECTVTCGNGLQSRLVQCTDPEGKTATDCDGLQRPGATRVCGDPCPMWDIGQWSLCSKTCGRGFKRRPLRCTTQTGMHLPREHCSGMKKPQELDFCTVQSC